From the genome of Geminicoccaceae bacterium:
GTCGAGATAGTCCGGCGAGGCGCACAGGATCCGCTCGCAATCGGCAATCTTGCGCTGGATCAGGCTGGAATCCTCAAGATTTCCCAGTCGAATGGCAAGGTCCACTCCCTCACCCAGCAGGTCCAGCAGGTGATCGGACAGGCGCAGGCGTACCGCGACCTCGGGATAGATCGAGCGAAATCCGGCGATCATCCTGGGCAGGAAGCGGCGCCCGAAGCTCAAGGGTGCGGTGACGCGAAGATTGCCGGAGGGTCTCGTGCCGGCTTCGCTGACGCTCGCTTCGGCGGCATCCAGCGCCGCGATGACATCCGTACTCGACTCGTAGAATATCCGGCCATGCTCCGTAACCTGCACCTTGCGGGTCGTGCGGTTGAGCAGGCGCACGCCCAGATGCTGTTCGAGCTGCATCATCCGGTGGCTGACCACGGCTGGCGACACGCGATGGCGGCGGCCGGCTCCGGACATCGAACCGACCTCGACCACGGCCATGAACAGACGGATATTCTCAAGCAGTGACATGCCGCGAAGTCTCGGACTTTTCGGGATGGTTTGAAAGTCCTAAGCCTGATCCATGGTTGGTCACCGTGTTGCAGTCCGGCTAACAGCGTAACGATGAAGAGCCGATGGCTGTGCTGCTGGACGAGGGAGCGTTGGAAATGGATGCGATCCTGTTCGAATGGTTGAGCATGGGGGTACGCTGGCTGCACGTGATCGCGGGGATCGCCTGGATCGGCAGCTCATTCTATTTCGTGCATCTTGATCTCAGCCTGCGCAAGAGGCCGGGTTTGCCCGAAGGTGCGGGCGGCGAAGCGTGGCAGGTCCATGGAGGCGGTTTCTACAACATGGTCAAGTACATGGTGGCGCCGGCCAGAATGCCGGAGGAGCTGACCTGGTTCAAATGGGAAGCCTATACCACCTGGCTTTCCGGCTTTGCCATGATGATCATCGTCTATTACTTCTCGGCCGAACTCTATCTCGTCGACCGCAGCGTGCTCGATATTTC
Proteins encoded in this window:
- a CDS encoding LysR family transcriptional regulator — its product is MSLLENIRLFMAVVEVGSMSGAGRRHRVSPAVVSHRMMQLEQHLGVRLLNRTTRKVQVTEHGRIFYESSTDVIAALDAAEASVSEAGTRPSGNLRVTAPLSFGRRFLPRMIAGFRSIYPEVAVRLRLSDHLLDLLGEGVDLAIRLGNLEDSSLIQRKIADCERILCASPDYLDRHGVPGDPDELMQHQCLLLRFPGSRQFRWTLQTAEGPRTLPVQGALDADDGDTLTEWALLGLGIVLKPVFEVAEHLQNGRLVPILPDLPPEPVTLAVLCPHRHLLPAKVRVFADYVVEHGPPWIDRTAAEERAMIGQSPSGEELS